One genomic window of Tatumella citrea includes the following:
- the ldtD gene encoding L,D-transpeptidase translates to MLKNGHKFRPLLLICGLSLALMPGSSLLAAQGMTGTEVHHQHTNLHAPAESFSAITSALPGGIHPYYLSELAALYHARHMQPMWQDQQAVERFQQQLAEVALSGVQPQFGQWISWLSRSDITGMQRDLILSDAMLGYLQFAAEAPIKGESWLYGNTPYALAMPPSGQISLWQSAVNGHRDAAFITGLAPQHPQYLPMQDALKKLLADHETWPHMNGRGSVRPGDSSPEIPVLRDILIRSGMLSANASPMDNTPSPAVHPVVISPAAASTSSAPATPAVQKSSLVTDSGNGTPPLTSQGTAPVTPSATPVDPQTVYSPELVDAVKRFQQWQGLAPDGVIGARTREWLNVTPRMRAGLLALNMQRLRLLPDDMHNGIMVNIPNFSMNFYEDGKTILRSRVIVGRPDRKTPLMRSALNNVVLNPPWNVPTSLVREDIVPKAKSDPSYLEKHGFTLFSGWSADSTVVNPETINWTMVNPATFPYRIRQSPGPQNALGRYKFNMPSSDAIYLHDTPNHMLFQRDIRALSSGCVRINKASELAGLLLQNVGWDGSRISGAIQQGDTRFVAIRHRIPVNLYYLTAWVADDGKPQFRTDIYNYDNLARNGQSSVGNAGKFIL, encoded by the coding sequence ATGTTGAAAAATGGTCATAAATTCAGGCCTTTATTATTAATCTGCGGGCTGTCATTAGCATTGATGCCTGGTTCATCACTTTTGGCAGCACAAGGGATGACCGGGACTGAAGTTCATCATCAGCATACAAATCTCCATGCGCCGGCAGAAAGCTTTAGCGCTATTACCAGTGCTTTGCCCGGCGGGATACATCCTTACTACTTATCTGAACTTGCAGCTCTGTATCATGCGCGGCATATGCAGCCAATGTGGCAGGATCAGCAGGCAGTTGAAAGATTCCAGCAGCAGCTGGCGGAAGTCGCACTTTCTGGTGTGCAACCTCAATTCGGGCAATGGATCAGCTGGCTTTCGCGCAGTGATATTACCGGAATGCAAAGAGATCTTATTTTATCTGACGCAATGCTTGGTTATCTGCAATTTGCTGCTGAAGCGCCGATAAAAGGGGAAAGCTGGTTGTATGGCAATACTCCGTATGCGCTGGCTATGCCGCCGTCAGGACAGATATCGTTATGGCAAAGTGCTGTGAATGGCCACCGGGATGCGGCGTTTATTACCGGATTAGCTCCGCAGCACCCACAATATCTGCCAATGCAGGACGCATTGAAAAAATTACTTGCTGACCACGAGACCTGGCCGCATATGAATGGCCGGGGATCTGTCAGGCCGGGAGACAGCAGCCCGGAAATTCCGGTGCTGCGTGATATCCTGATCCGTAGCGGAATGCTGAGCGCAAATGCCTCACCAATGGATAATACACCGTCACCAGCCGTTCATCCGGTTGTTATCTCTCCTGCCGCTGCCAGCACATCATCAGCACCTGCTACACCGGCAGTTCAGAAGAGTTCTTTAGTCACAGATAGCGGTAACGGAACGCCTCCGCTGACAAGTCAGGGAACTGCACCTGTAACGCCTTCAGCTACTCCGGTTGATCCGCAAACTGTTTACAGCCCTGAACTGGTTGATGCCGTCAAACGGTTTCAGCAATGGCAGGGGCTGGCACCGGATGGTGTTATCGGGGCCCGCACTCGAGAATGGCTGAATGTCACACCACGTATGCGTGCCGGATTGCTGGCTCTTAATATGCAGCGGTTGCGTTTGCTGCCTGACGATATGCATAACGGTATTATGGTGAATATCCCTAACTTCTCGATGAATTTTTATGAAGACGGGAAAACTATTCTGCGCTCAAGGGTCATTGTCGGCCGCCCTGACAGAAAGACGCCTTTGATGCGTAGTGCGTTGAATAACGTGGTACTTAATCCGCCATGGAATGTCCCTACCAGTCTGGTCAGGGAAGATATTGTTCCTAAGGCTAAAAGCGATCCTTCTTATCTGGAAAAGCATGGTTTCACGCTATTTTCTGGCTGGAGTGCTGATTCCACCGTGGTGAATCCGGAAACGATTAACTGGACTATGGTGAACCCTGCCACTTTCCCGTACCGTATCCGCCAGTCACCTGGGCCGCAAAATGCGTTAGGTCGCTATAAATTTAATATGCCAAGTTCCGATGCTATCTATCTGCATGACACCCCAAATCACATGTTATTCCAGCGTGATATCAGGGCATTAAGCTCCGGTTGTGTCAGGATAAACAAGGCATCAGAGCTGGCGGGGCTGTTACTGCAGAATGTGGGCTGGGATGGCAGCCGGATTTCCGGTGCAATTCAACAGGGTGATACCCGTTTTGTGGCTATCCGCCACCGGATACCGGTGAATCTCTACTATCTTACTGCCTGGGTTGCCGATGATGGTAAACCGCAGTTCCGCACCGATATTTACAATTATGATAATCTGGCACGTAACGGGCAGAGCAGTGTCGGTAATGCCGGTAAATTTATTCTCTGA
- a CDS encoding YcbK family protein: MDKFDSQRRKLLLLGGASAGLVLLPGLAEASVSSSRPRILTLNNLNTGESLKTEFFNGTSYNKSELARLNHFFRDYRANQVRSIDPRLFDQLYRLQVMLGTRKPVQLISGYRSLATNNRLRAHSSGVAKHSYHTLGQAMDFHIEGVQLSTVRAAAMKMRAGGVGYYPKSDFVHIDTGPVRHWS, from the coding sequence ATGGATAAATTTGATTCCCAGCGCCGCAAGCTGCTGTTATTAGGCGGAGCTTCCGCCGGACTGGTTTTGTTACCGGGTCTGGCAGAAGCTTCAGTATCCTCTTCACGTCCGCGAATTCTGACTCTTAATAATCTCAATACCGGAGAGTCACTGAAAACGGAATTCTTCAACGGAACCAGTTACAATAAAAGTGAACTGGCTCGTCTTAACCATTTCTTCCGTGATTATCGTGCGAATCAGGTTCGGTCTATCGACCCGCGGTTATTTGATCAGCTTTATCGTCTACAGGTAATGCTGGGAACGCGTAAACCGGTACAACTGATTTCGGGTTATCGCTCTCTGGCAACGAATAACCGGTTACGTGCTCATAGCAGTGGTGTAGCCAAACACAGCTATCATACACTTGGCCAGGCAATGGATTTTCATATTGAAGGGGTTCAGCTGTCGACCGTTCGTGCGGCAGCCATGAAAATGCGCGCCGGCGGAGTAGGCTATTATCCGAAAAGCGATTTTGTACATATTGATACCGGACCTGTGCGCCACTGGTCATAA
- a CDS encoding MBL fold metallo-hydrolase, with amino-acid sequence MHYQLVTVTAFSQNCSIIWCDETGESAVVDPGGDADVILQALMTLQKTPKQILLTHGHLDHVGAAAVLADRYQIPVIGPDIRDKFLLDSLPAQSQMFGFPYCEPLQPDQWLTAGETVAVGNHTLEVFHCPGHTPGHIVFFDRQARLLISGDVIFRGGVGRSDFPQGNHQHLIESIVDTLLPLGDDVTFIAGHGPRSTLGRERISNPFLT; translated from the coding sequence TTGCACTATCAGCTTGTTACAGTGACTGCGTTTTCCCAGAATTGTTCGATTATCTGGTGTGATGAAACAGGTGAGTCTGCAGTGGTAGACCCCGGCGGAGATGCCGATGTCATTTTGCAGGCGCTGATGACCTTACAGAAAACCCCTAAACAAATTCTTCTGACCCACGGACATCTTGATCATGTGGGTGCCGCAGCGGTGTTAGCCGATCGTTATCAGATTCCGGTGATTGGGCCAGATATCCGCGATAAATTTTTGCTGGATTCATTACCGGCACAAAGCCAGATGTTTGGTTTCCCATACTGCGAACCTTTACAACCCGATCAGTGGCTGACCGCCGGGGAAACGGTTGCCGTGGGTAACCATACTCTGGAAGTGTTTCACTGTCCGGGGCATACTCCGGGACATATCGTTTTTTTTGACCGTCAGGCCAGGTTACTGATTTCCGGAGATGTTATCTTCAGAGGCGGAGTGGGGCGTTCAGACTTCCCTCAGGGCAATCATCAGCACCTGATTGAGTCGATTGTCGATACTCTGCTACCGCTGGGAGATGATGTTACTTTTATTGCGGGTCACGGGCCACGTTCAACATTAGGGCGGGAACGTATTTCGAACCCATTTCTCACCTGA
- a CDS encoding amino acid aminotransferase → MFELISAAPADPILGLADLFRADERPNKINLGIGVYKDETAKTAVLTSVKKAEQYLLETETTKNYLSIDGYPVFGRVTQELLFGKENPLLASGRVRTAQTPGGTGALRVAADFLVQQTAVKRVWVSDPSWPNHKSIFTASGLEVCTYRYYDAENHQLDFPAMLQSLQQVAAGDVVLFHGCCHNPTGIDPTPEQWQQLAELSLSRGWLPLFDFAYQGFGNGLDEDAAGLRLFAEKHKEMLVCSSYSKNFGLYNERVGAVTLIAENEAAATAAFSQIKFAIRANYSNPPSHGAAIVATILSDDNLRSIWEQELSDMRQRIQRMRQLFVNTLTDKGANQDFTFINKQNGMFSYSGLTTAQVHRLRSEFGIYAVDSGRINIAGMTPDNMSTLCESIIAVL, encoded by the coding sequence ATGTTTGAACTAATTTCTGCTGCACCTGCTGATCCTATTTTAGGCCTGGCTGATCTGTTTCGCGCCGATGAACGTCCGAATAAAATTAATCTCGGCATTGGTGTTTATAAAGATGAAACAGCAAAAACCGCAGTACTGACCAGTGTGAAAAAAGCAGAACAATATTTGCTTGAAACGGAAACAACCAAAAATTATCTGAGTATCGATGGCTATCCGGTTTTTGGCCGCGTGACTCAGGAATTGCTGTTTGGTAAAGAAAACCCGCTGCTGGCTTCCGGACGAGTGCGCACCGCACAGACCCCGGGAGGCACCGGAGCGTTAAGAGTCGCTGCCGATTTTCTGGTGCAACAGACTGCCGTAAAACGTGTCTGGGTCAGTGACCCAAGCTGGCCTAATCATAAAAGTATCTTCACTGCCAGTGGCCTCGAAGTCTGTACTTACCGTTACTATGATGCAGAAAATCATCAGCTGGATTTTCCGGCCATGTTGCAGTCTTTACAGCAGGTTGCTGCCGGTGATGTCGTTCTGTTCCACGGATGCTGCCACAACCCAACCGGCATCGACCCAACACCTGAGCAATGGCAGCAGCTTGCAGAACTTTCGCTGTCGCGTGGATGGTTGCCTCTGTTTGATTTCGCCTATCAGGGATTCGGTAACGGACTGGACGAAGATGCTGCGGGTCTGCGCCTGTTTGCAGAAAAACACAAGGAAATGCTGGTCTGCAGCTCTTATTCCAAAAACTTTGGCCTGTACAACGAACGTGTGGGTGCTGTCACACTGATTGCAGAAAATGAAGCTGCGGCGACCGCTGCATTCAGTCAGATTAAATTTGCGATTCGCGCAAATTACTCTAACCCGCCATCACACGGCGCGGCGATTGTGGCTACCATTCTTAGCGATGACAATCTGCGCTCTATCTGGGAGCAGGAGTTATCAGATATGCGCCAGCGTATTCAGAGAATGCGTCAGTTATTTGTGAATACACTGACTGACAAAGGCGCTAATCAGGATTTCACTTTTATCAATAAGCAGAACGGAATGTTTTCTTACAGTGGCCTGACAACTGCTCAGGTACACCGCCTGCGGAGTGAGTTTGGTATTTATGCTGTCGATTCAGGCAGGATTAACATTGCCGGGATGACTCCGGACAATATGTCAACGCTGTGCGAATCGATTATCGCAGTGCTGTAA
- the ompF gene encoding porin OmpF, with translation MMKRNILAVVIPALLVAGAANAAEIYNKDGNKLDLYGKVDGLHYFSKDSGSDGDQSYIRFGFKGETQINDWLTGYGQWEYNVQANNSEGSDAQDGNKTRLGFAGLKAGQYGSIDYGRNYGITYDVLGWTDMIPEFGDDYAVSDTLTGRTTGVATYRNTNFFGLVDGWNFAVQYQGKNDRDDSNFQKSNGDGYGISTSYTSPIGVGITGSFASQNRTDAQKTGYYGKGDHAQVWATGLKYDANNVYLAATYAQGQNISPISKTVDTVTNSGFANKTQDIEIVAQYQFDFGLRPSLGYVQTKAKDVEGIGDVDIVKYVDVAATYYFNKNMSTYVDYKINQLNKDNQLGIASDDTVAVGLVYQF, from the coding sequence ATGATGAAGCGCAACATCCTGGCAGTCGTGATCCCAGCTTTACTCGTTGCTGGCGCAGCAAACGCTGCAGAAATCTATAATAAAGACGGCAACAAGCTGGATCTGTACGGTAAAGTCGACGGCCTGCACTATTTTTCTAAAGATAGCGGAAGCGATGGCGACCAGTCTTACATCCGTTTTGGTTTCAAAGGTGAAACTCAGATTAATGACTGGCTGACCGGTTACGGCCAGTGGGAATACAACGTTCAGGCAAACAACTCTGAAGGTTCTGATGCACAAGACGGCAACAAAACCCGTCTGGGCTTCGCTGGTCTGAAAGCTGGCCAGTACGGTTCTATCGACTACGGTCGTAACTACGGTATCACCTATGACGTTCTGGGCTGGACCGATATGATCCCAGAATTTGGTGATGACTACGCAGTATCTGACACCCTGACTGGTCGTACTACTGGCGTTGCTACTTACCGTAACACCAACTTCTTTGGTCTGGTTGACGGATGGAACTTTGCTGTTCAGTACCAGGGCAAAAATGACCGTGATGATTCTAACTTCCAGAAATCAAACGGCGACGGCTACGGTATTTCTACCAGCTATACTTCACCAATTGGTGTTGGCATTACTGGTTCATTTGCTTCTCAGAACCGTACTGACGCACAGAAAACTGGCTATTACGGAAAAGGCGACCACGCACAGGTTTGGGCTACCGGCCTGAAATATGATGCGAACAACGTATACCTGGCAGCAACCTATGCTCAAGGTCAGAACATTTCGCCAATCTCTAAAACTGTAGACACCGTTACTAATTCTGGTTTTGCTAACAAAACTCAGGACATTGAAATCGTTGCTCAGTACCAGTTCGACTTCGGTCTGCGTCCATCCCTGGGCTACGTACAGACCAAAGCTAAAGATGTTGAAGGTATCGGTGACGTAGATATCGTTAAATATGTTGACGTTGCAGCAACTTATTACTTCAACAAAAACATGTCTACCTATGTTGATTACAAAATCAACCAGCTGAACAAAGACAACCAACTGGGCATTGCAAGCGACGACACCGTTGCTGTTGGTCTGGTTTACCAGTTCTAA
- the asnS gene encoding asparagine--tRNA ligase gives MSVVPVVDVLQGRVAVDSEVTVRGWVRTRRDSKAGLSFIAIYDGSCFNPVQAVVNNSLNNYQDEVLHLTTGCSVIVTGKVVESPGQGQAFEIAATEIEVTGWVEDPDSYPMAAKRHSIEYLREVAHLRPRTNLIGAVARVRHTLAQAIHRFFHENGYFWVSTPLITASDTEGAGELFRVSTLDLENLPRTEQGKVDFSEDFFGQESFLTVSGQLNGETYASALSKIYTFGPTFRAENSNTSRHLAEFWMIEPEIAFADLNDAAALAEAMLKYAFKAVLAERPDDMAFFAERVDKEAITRLETFIEADFAQVDYTDAIEILLKSGQTFENPVSWGIDLSSEHERFLAEKHFCAPVVVKNYPKDIKAFYMRLNDDGKTVAAMDVLAPGIGEIIGGSQREERLDVFDQRLADMGLNKEDYWWYRDLRRYGTVPHSGFGLGFERLIAYVTGVQNVRDVIPFPRTPRNANF, from the coding sequence ATGAGCGTAGTGCCTGTAGTGGACGTACTGCAAGGCCGGGTTGCTGTTGACAGTGAAGTCACAGTACGCGGCTGGGTTCGTACCCGTAGAGATTCCAAAGCCGGTCTTTCTTTTATCGCCATTTATGACGGTTCCTGCTTTAATCCCGTTCAGGCAGTTGTGAATAATTCTCTTAATAATTATCAGGATGAAGTATTACATCTGACCACCGGCTGTTCTGTAATTGTCACCGGCAAGGTCGTTGAGTCTCCGGGACAAGGTCAGGCTTTTGAGATTGCGGCCACTGAAATTGAAGTGACCGGCTGGGTCGAAGACCCGGATAGCTATCCGATGGCGGCTAAACGTCACAGTATCGAATATCTGCGCGAAGTTGCTCACCTGCGTCCGAGAACTAACCTGATCGGTGCGGTGGCCCGTGTTCGTCATACTCTTGCTCAGGCTATTCACCGTTTCTTCCATGAAAATGGCTACTTTTGGGTTTCAACCCCGTTAATCACCGCCTCTGATACCGAAGGTGCCGGAGAATTATTCCGCGTATCTACCCTTGATCTTGAAAATCTGCCACGCACCGAACAAGGCAAAGTCGACTTTAGTGAAGACTTCTTTGGTCAGGAGTCATTTCTGACCGTTTCCGGACAGCTGAATGGTGAAACCTATGCCAGCGCCCTGTCCAAAATCTACACCTTTGGTCCGACTTTCCGTGCAGAAAACTCTAACACCAGTCGCCACCTGGCGGAATTCTGGATGATTGAGCCGGAAATCGCCTTTGCTGATCTTAACGATGCTGCAGCGCTGGCTGAAGCCATGCTGAAATATGCGTTTAAAGCGGTGCTGGCGGAACGTCCGGATGATATGGCGTTCTTTGCCGAACGTGTAGATAAAGAAGCCATCACCCGCCTGGAAACCTTTATCGAGGCTGATTTTGCCCAGGTTGATTATACCGATGCCATCGAGATTCTGTTAAAAAGCGGGCAAACCTTCGAGAACCCGGTGTCATGGGGTATTGACCTCTCCTCAGAGCATGAACGTTTCCTGGCTGAAAAACATTTCTGTGCTCCGGTCGTGGTTAAAAACTACCCTAAAGACATCAAAGCCTTCTATATGCGCCTTAATGATGACGGTAAAACAGTAGCAGCTATGGACGTACTGGCACCGGGGATTGGTGAAATTATCGGTGGTTCACAGCGTGAAGAAAGGCTGGATGTGTTTGATCAGCGTCTGGCGGATATGGGACTGAATAAAGAAGATTACTGGTGGTACCGCGACCTGCGTCGTTACGGCACCGTGCCTCACTCAGGTTTTGGACTGGGTTTCGAACGTTTAATCGCTTATGTCACCGGCGTACAAAATGTAAGAGACGTTATCCCCTTCCCACGTACCCCAAGGAATGCTAATTTCTAA
- the pncB gene encoding nicotinate phosphoribosyltransferase: MKQLASPILSSLLDTDAYKLHMQQAVYHRYREVSVTAEFRSRGEDLPGRYADEIRQQIQLMQSLALTSEEYDYLSRLPFFSADYLQWLRTFRFNPQQVTVTDQQDKLVITISGLWVEVILWEVPLLAMISELVHRDRTPETGVTQAIDYLQTKLTEFRQASADLDLSRFRLMDFGTRRRYSRQVQQAIVETLKQDVSWLTGTSNYDLARRLDITPVGTQAHEWFQAHQQISPDLANSQRAALQVWLDEYHDKLGIALTDCISTDVFLRDFDFSFASRYQGLRHDSGEPREWGEKVISHYRKLGIDPQTKTLVFSDNLTLNKALELYRHFDSRINVIFGVGTRLTCDIPGVQPLNIVIKLVSCNGKPVAKLSDSPGKMICHDQSFVRALQKAFDLPPVKRAS, encoded by the coding sequence ATGAAACAACTTGCTTCCCCAATATTGTCTTCATTGCTGGATACCGACGCTTACAAGCTTCATATGCAGCAGGCGGTCTATCACCGCTATCGTGAGGTCTCTGTGACCGCGGAATTTCGCAGTCGCGGAGAAGACCTGCCTGGCCGGTATGCTGATGAAATTCGCCAGCAGATTCAGCTAATGCAGTCTCTGGCTCTTACCAGCGAAGAATATGATTATCTTAGCCGGCTCCCATTCTTCAGTGCTGACTATCTGCAGTGGCTGCGTACTTTCCGGTTTAATCCGCAACAGGTCACGGTGACTGACCAGCAAGACAAACTGGTTATTACGATTAGTGGCTTGTGGGTAGAGGTTATTCTGTGGGAAGTACCGTTGCTGGCAATGATCAGTGAACTGGTGCACCGTGACCGTACACCTGAAACTGGTGTCACTCAGGCAATTGATTACCTGCAAACCAAACTGACAGAATTCAGACAGGCTTCAGCTGATCTTGATCTCAGTCGATTCCGGCTGATGGATTTTGGTACCCGCCGCCGCTACTCTCGTCAGGTTCAACAGGCGATTGTTGAAACGCTGAAACAGGATGTCAGTTGGCTCACCGGCACCAGTAATTACGATTTGGCCAGACGCCTGGACATCACCCCGGTAGGGACCCAGGCTCATGAATGGTTCCAGGCTCACCAGCAAATCAGCCCGGACCTGGCAAACAGCCAGCGCGCTGCCTTGCAGGTATGGCTGGATGAATACCATGATAAGTTGGGCATTGCCCTGACTGACTGTATCAGTACCGATGTTTTCCTGCGAGATTTTGATTTTAGTTTTGCCAGCCGTTATCAGGGCTTGCGTCATGATTCAGGTGAACCTCGCGAATGGGGCGAAAAAGTTATCTCCCACTATCGCAAGCTGGGTATTGACCCGCAGACTAAAACATTAGTGTTTTCCGATAATCTGACGCTGAATAAAGCACTCGAGCTTTATCGCCATTTTGACAGTCGAATTAATGTCATTTTCGGTGTCGGGACCCGTCTTACCTGTGATATTCCGGGCGTACAGCCGTTGAATATTGTGATTAAGCTTGTCAGTTGCAACGGTAAGCCCGTCGCCAAGTTATCTGACAGCCCCGGTAAAATGATCTGCCATGATCAGTCATTCGTTCGTGCTCTGCAAAAAGCTTTCGACCTGCCACCGGTCAAACGAGCCAGCTAA
- the pepN gene encoding aminopeptidase N, which translates to MTDQPQIKCRHDYRAPDFTITDIDLSFDLDEQQTIVTAVSQVKRLNDQATALVLQGESLTLHSITIDGVNREDYTIDGSLLTIHNVPEQFSLQIVNTIHPDKNTALEGLYKSGDALCTQCEAEGFHHITWYLDRPDVLARFTTTISADKKKYPYLLSNGNRLDSGEGEDGRHWVKWQDPFPKPCYLFALVAGEFDVLRDSFTTRSGRDVALEIFVDKGNLDRADWAMTSLKQSMKWDEERFGLEYDLDIFMIVAVDFFNMGAMENKGLNVFNSKYVLAKAETATDKDYLGIEAVIGHEYFHNWTGNRVTCRDWFQLSLKEGLTVFRDQEFSSDLGSRPVNRIDNVRVVRGAQFAEDASPMAHPIRPDQVMEMNNFYTLTVYEKGSEVIRMMHTLLGEQKFQQGMKLYFQRHDGSAATCDDFVQAMEDASGVDLTQFRRWYSQSGTPVLTVQDEYDPHTETYKLHVKQHTPPTADQKEKLPLHIPLDIELYDGEGGVIPLQYQGQSVNPVLNVTQNEQTFVFDHVYFQPVPSLLREFSAPVKLDYQWSDAQLTFLMRHARNDFSRWDAAQSLLATYVKLNVLRFSQKQPLSLPQHVAEAFRAVLLDKGRDPALTALILTLPSENEMAEWFEVIDPQAIAAVRTAIIRTLAKALHNELLETYQQNQTGEYRVEHHDIGKRALKNICLSYLVFGEQQAADSLVRQQYQQANNMTDALAALSSAVSAQLPCVDELLQHWDDRWHQDGLVMDKWFILQATSPAADVLARVESLLGHRSFTMSNPNRVRSLVGAFASANPSAFHAADGSGYRFLTRMLTDLNKRNPQIAARMIEPLIRLKRYDGKRQQMMREALEELKSLENLSGDLYEKITKALTA; encoded by the coding sequence ATGACAGATCAACCGCAAATTAAGTGTCGTCACGATTACCGGGCTCCGGACTTCACTATCACTGATATTGACCTGAGTTTTGATCTTGATGAGCAACAAACCATAGTGACCGCAGTAAGCCAGGTCAAACGTCTGAATGATCAGGCAACAGCTCTGGTTTTGCAGGGTGAGTCGTTAACTTTACATTCCATCACCATCGACGGAGTCAACAGGGAAGATTACACCATTGATGGCAGCCTGCTGACTATTCACAATGTCCCGGAGCAATTCAGCCTGCAGATTGTGAATACCATTCATCCGGATAAAAATACCGCCCTCGAGGGGCTCTATAAGTCTGGTGATGCTCTCTGCACCCAGTGTGAAGCCGAAGGGTTTCACCATATTACCTGGTATCTGGACCGTCCCGATGTGCTGGCCCGGTTCACAACGACTATCAGTGCTGATAAGAAAAAATATCCTTATTTACTGTCTAACGGTAACCGTCTGGATTCCGGCGAAGGTGAGGATGGCCGTCATTGGGTTAAATGGCAGGACCCATTCCCGAAACCATGCTATCTGTTTGCGTTGGTTGCCGGTGAATTCGATGTGTTGCGCGACAGTTTTACCACCCGATCTGGCCGTGATGTTGCCCTGGAAATTTTCGTCGATAAAGGCAATCTCGATCGCGCCGACTGGGCAATGACCTCTCTTAAACAGAGTATGAAGTGGGATGAAGAACGCTTTGGTCTGGAATACGATCTCGACATCTTTATGATTGTAGCGGTCGATTTCTTTAATATGGGGGCTATGGAAAATAAAGGGCTGAACGTCTTTAATTCCAAATATGTCCTTGCTAAAGCCGAAACTGCGACCGACAAAGATTATCTGGGTATAGAGGCGGTGATTGGTCACGAATATTTCCATAACTGGACCGGCAACCGTGTGACCTGTCGTGACTGGTTCCAGCTCAGTCTGAAAGAGGGGCTGACGGTTTTCCGTGATCAGGAATTTAGTTCCGATCTAGGTTCACGTCCGGTAAATCGTATTGATAATGTCCGTGTGGTGCGTGGCGCACAGTTTGCCGAAGATGCCAGCCCGATGGCGCATCCGATCCGCCCGGATCAGGTAATGGAAATGAACAATTTCTATACACTTACCGTGTATGAGAAAGGTTCAGAAGTGATCCGCATGATGCATACTTTGTTGGGTGAGCAGAAATTCCAGCAGGGGATGAAACTCTATTTCCAGCGCCATGACGGCAGTGCAGCAACCTGTGATGATTTTGTTCAGGCGATGGAAGATGCCTCAGGTGTAGATTTGACCCAGTTCCGTCGTTGGTACAGTCAGTCTGGCACACCGGTACTGACCGTACAGGATGAGTATGACCCGCATACTGAAACCTATAAACTGCACGTAAAACAGCACACACCACCGACAGCAGATCAAAAAGAAAAGCTGCCGTTACATATCCCGCTGGATATTGAGCTCTATGACGGTGAGGGTGGGGTGATTCCGTTACAGTATCAGGGACAGTCGGTGAACCCGGTACTGAATGTTACGCAGAATGAACAGACCTTTGTCTTTGATCATGTGTACTTCCAGCCAGTTCCTTCTCTGTTACGTGAGTTTTCTGCACCGGTAAAACTGGATTATCAGTGGAGTGATGCGCAGCTGACCTTCCTGATGCGCCATGCCCGTAACGATTTCTCTCGCTGGGATGCCGCTCAGAGTCTGCTCGCCACCTATGTGAAGCTGAATGTTTTGCGCTTCTCACAGAAGCAGCCATTGTCTTTGCCACAACATGTGGCCGAGGCATTCCGTGCAGTATTGCTGGATAAAGGTCGTGACCCGGCGCTGACTGCATTAATTCTCACATTACCTTCTGAAAACGAAATGGCAGAATGGTTTGAGGTCATTGATCCTCAGGCGATCGCTGCAGTCAGAACCGCCATTATCCGGACACTGGCTAAAGCGCTGCATAACGAATTACTCGAAACGTATCAGCAGAACCAGACGGGTGAATACCGGGTAGAGCACCACGATATCGGCAAGCGCGCATTGAAGAATATTTGCCTGAGCTATCTGGTGTTTGGTGAGCAGCAGGCTGCAGATTCACTGGTACGTCAGCAGTATCAGCAGGCGAATAATATGACGGATGCACTGGCCGCCTTAAGTTCTGCTGTCTCGGCTCAACTGCCATGCGTTGATGAACTTCTTCAGCACTGGGACGATCGCTGGCATCAGGATGGTCTGGTGATGGATAAATGGTTTATTTTGCAGGCAACCAGCCCGGCTGCAGATGTTCTGGCAAGAGTCGAATCACTGCTTGGACATCGCTCATTTACCATGAGTAATCCTAACCGCGTACGTTCACTGGTCGGTGCCTTTGCTTCTGCAAACCCGTCAGCGTTCCATGCAGCAGATGGCAGTGGTTATCGGTTCCTGACACGCATGCTAACCGACCTGAATAAGCGGAATCCTCAAATAGCGGCACGGATGATAGAACCACTTATTCGTCTGAAACGTTATGATGGAAAACGCCAGCAGATGATGCGCGAAGCGTTAGAAGAGTTGAAATCACTGGAAAATCTGTCCGGCGATTTGTATGAGAAGATCACTAAAGCCCTGACCGCCTGA